From Opitutales bacterium, a single genomic window includes:
- a CDS encoding helix-turn-helix transcriptional regulator, translating into MSSLNLSSVPYSITELSEQDCMDLTQLAQHTRRMMRSGGNRLILSQRVLWTLGSYLDKPNVTVTKRRSSRHQISDGVAWFREHLHLGVGVAETADALGMSLAHFRRLFTEEARQSPQVYFSELRMQRAMQLMEETELSLESIGIAVGYSCGAAFSRAFKLSQGTTAAAWRRQRRT; encoded by the coding sequence GTTCCCTACTCGATAACAGAGCTATCTGAGCAAGACTGTATGGACCTCACTCAGCTTGCACAGCATACGCGACGTATGATGCGGTCGGGTGGAAACAGGCTCATCCTCTCTCAACGCGTTCTGTGGACTTTGGGGTCCTATTTAGACAAACCCAATGTTACTGTTACGAAGCGAAGAAGCAGTCGACATCAGATCTCGGATGGAGTTGCGTGGTTCCGGGAGCATCTTCATCTGGGCGTAGGGGTGGCTGAAACTGCAGATGCCTTAGGCATGTCGTTAGCTCATTTCCGCCGGTTGTTCACGGAAGAAGCCCGACAGAGCCCACAGGTTTATTTCAGCGAGTTGAGGATGCAACGTGCGATGCAGCTCATGGAGGAGACTGAGCTCTCGTTGGAGTCGATAGGGATTGCGGTCGGGTACAGCTGTGGAGCCGCATTTTCGCGAGCATTCAAGTTGTCACAGGGTACAACCGCGGCCGCGTGGAGACGACAGCGAAGGACTTGA